In a genomic window of Lycium ferocissimum isolate CSIRO_LF1 chromosome 9, AGI_CSIRO_Lferr_CH_V1, whole genome shotgun sequence:
- the LOC132031141 gene encoding receptor-like protein EIX2 has translation MEGVTLLFFLLLVVILDGFSCVQTSAVYSGIHCIEREKNALIKFRQGFKNPSRSMLSWMLEENCCRWEGVECDNTTGHVITLDLHKQFLQGEFGISLLGLTHLRHLDLSQNDFRGARIPEFISTFKNLEYLNLSKTNFRGTIPEHLGNLSRLQFLDLSGDSSLQVNNLQWFQHLFSMKTLDLSRVDMSRAKNWLHDINLLTSLLELRMSACQLATLPKSLPAFVNFTSLRFLDLSLNYFNSSIPSWLFNTSHSLVYLNLTRSELGGLLPNALGNMHSLRILDLSGNPVNNRHYPFESPLNWFTGNLPSALPSKLEYLDVSNNYLEGPLAKSIAQLRQLVVLKVAGNSFNDSITEHFLNFSDLRVLDLSSNSFILNVSATWMPRFQLDFLSLQSCRLGTQFPQWIQTQKKLSFIDISNAMISGEVPDWFWNLSAKAYHIDLSQNNFRGEVPEFTERVHLTKLDLSENNFHGPLPHFSPKMMTLILAKNLFNGTIAPVCESLVMNNSLGLLDLSSNSLSGQLSDCWRSGKNLEGLNLAHNNLSGVIPHSIGDLAELFYLKLQDNFFSKNLPSSLKKITGLKILDVSENSLSGNIPLWLGESLNTLMILKLSRNKFDGNIPWQICQLKYLYMLDLSSNALSGTIPRCLENLHTMSGVEQAPSFTYGPYADYRTYGTFVIKGRSLMFDLSMPLIIIDLAENHLSGEIPKEITSLSALVCLNLSRNNFTGAIPHDIGNLQDLESLDLSRNKLSCSFPPSIAELVSLAVANFSFNDLTGKIPEEKQFATYEDSSYVGNPNLCGFPLSRVCSDHLLEDMTHCNNEEMHAVQHGENNNWLDELSFYISMGIGFNTAFWVFWATLMLKKSWRYAYMRCLDNMGNKIYVFAAIRLKNNKQQKR, from the coding sequence ATGGAAGGTGTaactttacttttttttctccttcttgtagtTATATTGGATGGATTTTCCTGTGTGCAAACTAGTGCTGTGTATTCAGGTATTCATTGcattgagagagaaaaaaatgctCTTATCAAGTTCAGGCAAGGTTTCAAGAATCCATCACGAAGCATGTTGTCTTGGATGCTCGAGGAGAACTGCTGCAGGTGGGAAGGTGTTGAATGCGACAACACAACCGGGCACGTGATCACTCTTGATCTGCACAAGCAATTCTTGCAAGGTGAGTTCGGGATTTCTTTGCTTGGCTTGACTCATTTAAGACACTTAGACCTGAGCCAAAATGATTTCCGCGGGGCACGGATTCCTGAGTTTATTTCCACTTTCAAGAACCTGGAATATCTCAATTTGTCGAAAACCAATTTTAGAGGAACAATTCCTGAACATCTTGGGAATCTGTCACGCCTGCAGTTTCTTGATCTCAGTGGGGATTCTTCACTCCAGGTCAATAACCTTCAATGGTTTCAGCACCTCTTCTCTATGAAGACTCTTGACTTGAGTCGTGTTGACATGAGCAGAGCGAAAAACTGGCTGCACGACATCAATTTGCTAACTTCTCTCTTAGAATTACGTATGTCTGCTTGTCAGCTTGCTACGCTTCCAAAATCGCTTCCCGCTTTTGTGAATTTCACATCCCTTCGATTTCTTGACCTCTCATTGAACTATTTCAATTCTTCAATTCCTAGCTGGTTGTTTAATACCAGCCACAGTCTTGTTTATCTTAATCTCACAAGAAGTGAGCTGGGTGGTTTACTTCCAAATGCCCTTGGAAACATGCATTCACTTAGAATTCTTGATCTTTCTGGGAACCCTGTCAACAATCGACATTACCCTTTTGAGTCCCCACTAAACTGGTTTACGGGCAATTTACCATCAGCCCTGCCATCAAAGCTGGAATATTTGGATGTTTCTAATAATTATCTGGAGGGTCCTTTAGCAAAAAGCATTGCACAACTTAGGCAATTAGTTGTCCTCAAAGTTGCTGGGAACTCTTTCAATGACTCGATTACAGAACATTTCTTAAATTTCAGTGACTTGAGAGTGTTAGACTTGTCATCCAACTCATTTATCCTCAATGTAAGCGCAACTTGGATGCCTCGTTTTCAACTTGACTTTCTAAGCCTGCAATCTTGCCGACTTGGTACACAGTTTCCCCAGTGGATTCAGACACAAAAGAAGTTGTCATTTATTGATATCTCTAACGCTATGATCTCAGGTGAAGTGCCTGATTGGTTCTGGAATCTTTCTGCGAAGGCTTATCACATAGACCTTTCGCAAAACAATTTCAGAGGGGAAGTGCCTGAATTCACAGAAAGAGTTCATCTTACTAAATTGGACCTgagtgaaaataattttcatggtCCTTTgcctcatttttcacccaaGATGATGACCTTGATTTTGGCAAAGAATCTCTTTAATGGTACAATTGCCCCTGTATGTGAATCACTTGTCATGAATAATTCTCTCGGTCTTCTAGACCTATCTTCAAATTCACTATCAGGACAACTTTCAGACTGTTGGAGATCTGGGAAGAATCTGGAAGGATTGAATTTAGCCCATAATAACCTATCCGGGGTGATACCTCATTCAATTGGAGATCTTGCTGAACTCTTCTATCTGAAATTGCAGGACaactttttctccaaaaatctacCTTCATCATTGAAGAAGATAACTGGACTAAAAATTCTTGATGTTTCTGAAAATAGTTTATCGGGAAATATACCTCTTTGGTTAGGGGAGAGTTTAAATACTCTAATGATTCTTAAATTAAGCAGAAACAAGTTTGACGGAAATATTCCCTGGCAGATTTGCCAGCTGAAATACTTGTATATGTTGGACCTTAGTTCCAACGCTCTATCAGGAACTATTCCAAGGTGTCTTGAAAATCTCCACACCATGTCCGGGGTAGAGCAGGCTCCTTCCTTTACTTATGGACCCTATGCAGATTACAGAACTTATGGCACGTTCGTTATTAAAGGGCGGTctttgatgttcgatctttcCATGCCCTTGATAATAATTGATCTAGCGGAGAACCATTTATCAGGGGAAATTCCCAAGGAAATCACCAGCCTTTCTGCACTGGTCTGTCTGAATTTATCAAGGAATAATTTCACAGGAGCAATTCCACATGATATTGGCAACTTGCAAGATTTGGAATCTCTCGATCTTTCCAGGAACAAGCTGTCATGCTCCTTTCCTCCCAGTATTGCAGAACTTGTCTCTCTTGCGGTTGCGAATTTTTCTTTCAATGATTTGACAGGAAAAATTCCAGAGGAAAAACAATTCGCAACTTACGAGGATAGTTCTTATGTTGGGAATCCAAACTTGTGCGGATTCCCACTCTCACGAGTCTGCTCGGATCATTTACTTGAGGACATGACTCACTGTAATAATGAGGAAATGCATGCCGTTCAACACGGAGAAAACAACAACTGGCTCGACGAATTGTCGTTCTACATTAGCATGGGAATTGGATTCAATACAGCTTTCTGGGTATTTTGGGCTACTCTAATGTTGAAAAAGTCTTGGAGATATGCCTATATGAGGTGCCTGGATAACATGGGCAACAAGATTTATGTGTTTGCTGCCATCAGATTGAAAAATAACAAGCAGCAAAAAAGGTGA
- the LOC132031139 gene encoding cytochrome b6-f complex iron-sulfur subunit, chloroplastic produces MASSTLSPVSPSQLCSSKSGLSSVSQALLVKPMKVNGLGLGKDKRMKVKCMATSIPADNVPDMEKRKLMNLLLLGALALPTGGMLVPYATFFAPPGSGGGSGGTVAKDALGNDVVVTEWLKTHAPGTRTLTQGLKGDPTYLVVENDGTLATYGINAVCTHLGCVVPWNTAENKFICPCHGSQYNNQGRVVRGPAPLSLALAHADIDDGKVVFVPWVETDFRTGDAPWWA; encoded by the exons ATGGCTTCTTCTACTCTTTCTCCTGTATCTCCTTCTCAG CTATGCTCGAGCAAGAGCGGGCTGTCATCGGTTTCACAAGCATTGCTTGTGAAGCCCATGAAGGTTAATGGCCTTGGATTGGGAAAGGACAAGAGGATGAAAGTGAAATGCATGGCAACTAGCATTCCTGCAGATAATGTGCCAGACATGGAAAAGAGGAAGCTCATGAATTTGCTTCTATTGGGTGCTCTTGCTCTCCCCACTGGTGGCATGCTTGTACCTTATGCTACTTTCTTTGCACCACCTGG CTCAGGAGGTGGTAGTGGTGGTACAGTTGCCAAAGATGCATTaggtaatgatgttgttgtgacTGAATGGCTCAAAACTCATGCACCTGGCACCCGAACCCTCACACAAGGACTAAAG GGAGATCCTACTTACCTTGTTGTGGAGAACGATGGAACACTCGCGACCTATGGCATCAATGCTGTGTGCACCCATCTTGGTTGTGTCGTGCCGTGGAACACAGCTGAGAACAAGTTCATTTGCCCCTGCCATGGATCCCAATACAACAACCAAGGAAGAGTTGTTAGAGGACCTGCTCCTTTG TCCTTGGCATTGGCTCATGCAGACATTGATGATGGGAAGGTGGTGTTTGTTCCATGGGTTGAAACAGACTTCAGAACTGGTGATGCTCCATGGTGGGCTTAG